The following proteins come from a genomic window of Archocentrus centrarchus isolate MPI-CPG fArcCen1 chromosome 3, fArcCen1, whole genome shotgun sequence:
- the LOC115778286 gene encoding arylamine N-acetyltransferase, pineal gland isozyme NAT-10-like isoform X1, translating into MNLDEYFKRIGFSGSYDKPDLATLKLIHRQHIMCIPFENLSIHCGERITMDLEVIFNKIVRRNRGGWCFENNSLFGWVLRQMGYDTTTLGSRVFNITSDEFNLKEKHLINKVVIDGKTYIADVSFGVSLQIWEPLELISGKDQPQMSGVFRLIDKGDMWVLEKTGRKPEVVNSEFAKSRLLNRKETKQIYCFTLQPREPHHFSQANNLLQTDPASLFINKSICSLQTPTGFRALIGWTYSEVTFKPEEGVDVFDMRNVKDDELEEILREKFNVKLPNKLQAVNKKECYTL; encoded by the coding sequence ATGAATCTGGACGAGTACTTCAAAAGGATTGGTTTCAGTGGCTCATATGATAAACCGGATCTTGCGACACTGAAGCTGATCCACAGACAGCACATCATGTGCATCCCATTTGAgaacctcagcatccactgtgGTGAGAGGATCACCATGGACCTTGAGGTCATCTTTAATAAGATAGTGAGGAGAAACCGTGGCGGTTGGTGCTTTGAGAACAACTCCCTGTTTGGCTGGGTGCTGAGACAAATGGGCTATGACACCACAACCTTGGGCTCCAGAGTTTTCAACATTACCAGTGACGAATTTAatcttaaagaaaaacatctgattAACAAGGTAGTCATTGATGGGAAGACCTATATAGCAGATGTAAGTTTTGGTGTGTCATTGCAAATCTGGGAGCCTCTGGAGCTCATCTCTGGAAAGGACCAGCCTCAGATGTCTGGTGTCTTTCGCCTCATAGACAAGGGGGACATGTGGGTGCTGGAGAAGACCGGCAGAAAACCAGAGGTCGTTAATTCAGAATTTGCTAAATCAAGACTGTTAAACAGGAAGGAAACAAAGCAGATCTACTGCTTCACCCTGCAGCCTCGCGAACCACATCATTTCTCTCAGGCAAACAACCTCCTCCAGACGGACCCCGCCTCACTGTTCATCAACAAGTccatctgctctttgcagacTCCCACGGGATTCAGAGCCCTGATTGGCTGGACCTACAGTGAGGTCACCTTCAAACCAGAGGAAGGTGTTGATGTCtttgacatgagaaatgtaAAAGATGATGAACTAGAGGAAATCCTGAGGGAAAAGTTCAATGTGAAGCTACCGAACAAACTTCAGGctgtaaacaaaaaagaatgCTACACACTTTAG
- the LOC115778286 gene encoding arylamine N-acetyltransferase, pineal gland isozyme NAT-10-like isoform X2, which produces MNLDEYFKRIGFSGPYDKLDLATLKLIHRQHIMSIPFENLSIHCGERITMDLEVIFNKVVRSSRGGWCLENNSLFGWVLRQMGFSTTTLSSRVFNSFLNDFGPLDSHLINKVIIDRKAYITDVSFGVSSQVREPLELISGKDQPQAVGVFRLMDKGDMWVLEKTCRKPEVVNLEFAESSLVGRKETKQIYCFTLEPREVDHFIDKCHKLQTDPASLFTNKSICSLQTPTGFRALIGWTYSEVTFKPEEGVDVFDMRDISDDEIEEILMKKFNIKLQNKLKLMSNKSWYTL; this is translated from the coding sequence ATGAATTTGGACGAGTACTTCAAAAGGATTGGTTTCAGTGGCCCCTATGATAAACTGGATCTTGCAACACTGAAGCTGATCCACAGACAGCACATCATGTCCATCCCATTCGAgaacctcagcatccactgtgGCGAGAGAATCACTATGGACCTTGAGGTCATCTTCAATAAGGTGGTGAGGAGCAGCCGTGGAGGTTGGTGCCTTGAGAACAACTCCCTGTTTGGCTGGGTGCTGAGACAAATGGGTTTCAGTACGACAACACTGAGCTCCAGAGTTTTCAATAGTTTCCTCAATGATTTTGGCCCTCTTGACTCTCATCTCATCAACAAGGTCATCATTGACAGGAAGGCTTATATAACAGATGTAAGCTTTGGGGTGTCATCACAAGTGCGAGAGCCTCTGGAGCTCATCTCTGGAAAGGACCAGCCTCAGGCAGTGGGTGTCTTTCGCCTCATGGACAAGGGGGACATGTGGGTGCTGGAGAAGACTTGCAGAAAACCAGAGGTCGTTAATCTGGAATTTGCTGAATCAAGTCTGGTGGGCAGGAAGGAAACAAAGCAGATCTACTGCTTCACTTTGGAGCCTCGCGAGGTTGATCATTTCATAGATAAATGTCACAAGCTCCAGACGGACCCCGCCTCACTGTTCACCAACAAGTccatctgctctttgcagacTCCCACAGGATTCAGAGCCCTGATTGGCTGGACCTACAGTGAGGTCACCTTCAAACCTGAGGAAGGTGTTGATGTCTTTGACATGAGGGACATATCAGATGATGAGATAGAGGAAATTTTGATGAAAAAGTTCAACATAAAGCTGCAGAACAAACTAAAGCTCATGAGCAACAAATCCTGGTACACGCTTTGA
- the sdr42e1 gene encoding short-chain dehydrogenase/reductase family 42E member 1 isoform X2 yields the protein MSHVELLFDSFSVCLVLSLALSLYNKGATVILFDIIPPSQEVPEDIVFVQGDIREYADVEKAITGVDCVFHIASYGMSGREQLNCQLIEAVNVQGTQNILKACADHGVSRLIYTSTFNVVFGGQVIENGDEKLPYLPLHLHPDHYSRTKSLAEMAVLKANGTVLKGCSGQLRTCALRPAGIYGPGEQRHLPRIVDYIEKGIFRFVYGKPSSLVEFVHVDNLVSAHELAAEALTPEKQHRAAGQAYFISDGRPVNNFEFFRPLVEGLGYPFPTLRLPISLIYFFAFLTEMIHHLIGPFYNFQPLLTRTEVYKTGVTHYFSMAKAETELSYEPREYNLDEVVQWFRSRGHGRKCQSSFLSRLLLDILFVSAFVAVALSFLPVVGS from the exons ATGAGTCACGTTGAACTTCTGTTTGACTCGTTTTCTGTGTGCCTCGTGCTCAG CCTTGCGCTCTCTCTGTATAATAAAGGAGCCACAGTCATTCTGTTTGACATCATCCCTCCAAGCCAAGAAGTCCCAGAGGACATTGTGTTTGTGCAGGGTGATATACGTGAATATGCAGACGTGGAGAAAGCCATCACAGGTGTGGATTGTGTATTCCACATCGCCTCCTACGGCATGTCCGGTAGGGAGCAGCTGAACTGCCAGCTGATCGAGGCAGTGAACGTTCAAGGCACACAGAACATCCTGAAGGCCTGTGCTGATCACGGAGTGTCCAGGCTGATTTACACCAGCACCTTCAATGTGGTGTTCGGAGGTCAGGTAATAGAGAACGGAGATGAAAAACTCCCTTATCTACCTCTCCATCTTCACCCTGACCACTACTCCAGAACCAAGTCCCTGGCTGAGATGGCAGTTCTGAAAGCTAATGGCACGGTGCTGAAGGGCTGCTCGGGCCAGCTGAGGACCTGCGCCCTGCGTCCAGCGGGCATCTATGGGCCAGGAGAGCAGAGGCACCTACCCAGGATAGTTGACTATATAGAGAAGGGGATCTTCAGGTTTGTTTATGGTAAACCCAGCAGCCTGGTGGAGTTCGTCCATGTGGACAACCTGGTGTCGGCACATGAGCTAGCTGCTGAGGCTCTGACCCCAGAGAAACAGCACCGCGCTGCTGGCCAGGCCTACTTCATCTCAGATGGCAGGCCTGTCAACAATTTTGAATTCTTCAGACCTCTGGTAGAAGGCCTGGGCTATCCTTTCCCCACACTGCGCCTTCCTATCTCCCTCATTTACTTTTTTGCCTTCCTCACAGAAATGATTCACCACCTCATCGGCCCCTTCTATAACTTCCAGCCACTGCTGACGCGTACAGAGGTGTATAAAACTGGCGTGACACATTACTTCAGCATGGCAAAAGCAGAGACGGAGCTCAGTTATGAGCCCCGGGAGTACAACCTGGATGAGGTTGTACAGTGGTTCAGAAGCAGAGGCCATGGGAGGAAATGTCAGAGCTCCTTCCTCAGCCGACTACTGCTCGACATCCTGTTTGTTTCGGCCTTTGTGGCTGTGGCTCTCTCTTTTCTGCCAGTTGTCGGCAGTTAA
- the sdr42e1 gene encoding short-chain dehydrogenase/reductase family 42E member 1 isoform X1: MGNARTEIFLITGGCGYFGNRLALSLYNKGATVILFDIIPPSQEVPEDIVFVQGDIREYADVEKAITGVDCVFHIASYGMSGREQLNCQLIEAVNVQGTQNILKACADHGVSRLIYTSTFNVVFGGQVIENGDEKLPYLPLHLHPDHYSRTKSLAEMAVLKANGTVLKGCSGQLRTCALRPAGIYGPGEQRHLPRIVDYIEKGIFRFVYGKPSSLVEFVHVDNLVSAHELAAEALTPEKQHRAAGQAYFISDGRPVNNFEFFRPLVEGLGYPFPTLRLPISLIYFFAFLTEMIHHLIGPFYNFQPLLTRTEVYKTGVTHYFSMAKAETELSYEPREYNLDEVVQWFRSRGHGRKCQSSFLSRLLLDILFVSAFVAVALSFLPVVGS, from the exons ATGGGAAATGCACGCACAGAGATATTTTTAATAACTGGAGGATGTGGCTATTTTGGTAATCG CCTTGCGCTCTCTCTGTATAATAAAGGAGCCACAGTCATTCTGTTTGACATCATCCCTCCAAGCCAAGAAGTCCCAGAGGACATTGTGTTTGTGCAGGGTGATATACGTGAATATGCAGACGTGGAGAAAGCCATCACAGGTGTGGATTGTGTATTCCACATCGCCTCCTACGGCATGTCCGGTAGGGAGCAGCTGAACTGCCAGCTGATCGAGGCAGTGAACGTTCAAGGCACACAGAACATCCTGAAGGCCTGTGCTGATCACGGAGTGTCCAGGCTGATTTACACCAGCACCTTCAATGTGGTGTTCGGAGGTCAGGTAATAGAGAACGGAGATGAAAAACTCCCTTATCTACCTCTCCATCTTCACCCTGACCACTACTCCAGAACCAAGTCCCTGGCTGAGATGGCAGTTCTGAAAGCTAATGGCACGGTGCTGAAGGGCTGCTCGGGCCAGCTGAGGACCTGCGCCCTGCGTCCAGCGGGCATCTATGGGCCAGGAGAGCAGAGGCACCTACCCAGGATAGTTGACTATATAGAGAAGGGGATCTTCAGGTTTGTTTATGGTAAACCCAGCAGCCTGGTGGAGTTCGTCCATGTGGACAACCTGGTGTCGGCACATGAGCTAGCTGCTGAGGCTCTGACCCCAGAGAAACAGCACCGCGCTGCTGGCCAGGCCTACTTCATCTCAGATGGCAGGCCTGTCAACAATTTTGAATTCTTCAGACCTCTGGTAGAAGGCCTGGGCTATCCTTTCCCCACACTGCGCCTTCCTATCTCCCTCATTTACTTTTTTGCCTTCCTCACAGAAATGATTCACCACCTCATCGGCCCCTTCTATAACTTCCAGCCACTGCTGACGCGTACAGAGGTGTATAAAACTGGCGTGACACATTACTTCAGCATGGCAAAAGCAGAGACGGAGCTCAGTTATGAGCCCCGGGAGTACAACCTGGATGAGGTTGTACAGTGGTTCAGAAGCAGAGGCCATGGGAGGAAATGTCAGAGCTCCTTCCTCAGCCGACTACTGCTCGACATCCTGTTTGTTTCGGCCTTTGTGGCTGTGGCTCTCTCTTTTCTGCCAGTTGTCGGCAGTTAA